The DNA window CTGTTTTTGACCAGGCTGGAAAGAATGTGATGTCCAATCCTTTTGGTGGTTTCCATAAATCAGGGAATTATATTGAAGATATCAATACCTCTATCCTTGCACCAGGTCAGTATAGTTTACAGATTAAAACTTCCAACGGAATAGTCAATAAACGATTTTCAGTATCGAGATAACTCATTTTGGAATCAATGAAATTTAGACAAGTAAGGCAGATTGTAAAATCTGCCTTACTTGTTTCAAAAATAAAATTTTAAAAAATACCTACTTTAATGAAGTCTGGATCAATCCACTTATTTGGTTCAATAATATAGTTCAGATATTTACTGTATCAATCAGTCTAGGTTTGATTTATTTATTTAGAAGCTAATCAATTTGTGTTTTTTATACGATTAAAAGTGAGCGTTTTAAAATACCTGTGTTTCTATACTGGAGGTGGATTTTTTTCCATTAGAAAAAGTTTATTTCTGTTTTCATATTTTACCTATTGTGTTTTTGTCTTGCAAGGGAATTCGTTTTATTTTGATTTAAAGAATTCTCCTGAAATTGTCACTCATAATTTACAAGTTTCAAGTTTAGGTAATTTCGTTTGGGAGGATATGAATGGCAATGGAATTCAGGATCCCTCTGAGAATGGTTTGAATGGAATTCGAGTAGTGCTGGAGGATACAACCGGAGCTCAGATTTCAAGTATATTTACGAGTAATGGTGGTTCCCAAAACAGGCCAGGTTATTATCAATTTGGCAATTTAACCCCTGGTGTATATCAGCTTCGTTTTGTCATACCACTCTTATTTAAGTTTACCAAAAGGGATGCTGGAGGAAATGATTATTTTGATTCAGATGTGGATACGGTTACAGGATTAATTAAACCCATCATTCTGGAGGAGGGTGAGCAGAAATTTAATTTGGATGCAGGATTAATAAAAACCGCAAGTTTAGGAAATTATGTGTGGCTGGATAGAAATGGAAATGGAATTCAAGAGTTTACAGAATCAGGATTGAATGGTATACCTGTCCAGTTATTTAATGAGCAAGGAATTTTATTGGGGGTTAAGAGCACCACGGTTAATCCAAATACTGGATCGAATGGTTGGTATGAATTTACACAGGTAATACCAGGTAAATATTATTTATCGATTACACCACCTCCGGCATTTGGTTTTATTCCTACCATTCCAAACAATACAATTGAAACACTTGATTCTGATATCACTGGTGCATTTGGGCCCTTTACTACTGATTTAATTTCCCTGGCATCCGGACAAAACTTTAATGACTTGGATGGAGGATTTTATCAGGACAATTCAATTGGTGATTATGTGTGGGAGGATGTAAATCTTGATGGGATCCAAGATGCGAATGAAACTGGTTTGAATGGGATAATGGTTAGTTTATGGGATGCTTTCAGCAAGAATATGATAGATCAACAACTTACAAGAAATCACCCATCTTCAGGAAAGGCTGGATATTATTTATTTGATAATTTGAGAATTGGAACCTATTTTATTAAAGTGGAGCTTCCGAAGTCATATGTTTGGACTACTTCTAATCAAAAGTCAGATTTATTAGATTCTGACATTGACGAAACAAATGGTCCAAACACCACAGGAAATTATTTTGTGGGAGGCAATAA is part of the Candidatus Vicinibacter affinis genome and encodes:
- a CDS encoding T9SS type A sorting domain-containing protein, with protein sequence MSVLKYLCFYTGGGFFSIRKSLFLFSYFTYCVFVLQGNSFYFDLKNSPEIVTHNLQVSSLGNFVWEDMNGNGIQDPSENGLNGIRVVLEDTTGAQISSIFTSNGGSQNRPGYYQFGNLTPGVYQLRFVIPLLFKFTKRDAGGNDYFDSDVDTVTGLIKPIILEEGEQKFNLDAGLIKTASLGNYVWLDRNGNGIQEFTESGLNGIPVQLFNEQGILLGVKSTTVNPNTGSNGWYEFTQVIPGKYYLSITPPPAFGFIPTIPNNTIETLDSDITGAFGPFTTDLISLASGQNFNDLDGGFYQDNSIGDYVWEDVNLDGIQDANETGLNGIMVSLWDAFSKNMIDQQLTRNHPSSGKAGYYLFDNLRIGTYFIKVELPKSYVWTTSNQKSDLLDSDIDETNGPNTTGNYFVGGNNHNLTVDAGMVKGVKVGNYVWNDTGIGNTGMGVGALNGKQDLGELPQQNVTIYLRQYNSAKVWRTQSDSNGLYLFYVKPNSGSYFLEFEIGSQYAFTTSDYNNNVDDVNDSDVNGANGMRTTPTFYVDSLDDLKWDAGIYLKSLPLELVSFNGIQNLNIIELNWETLNEFNTSHFEVERKSKTGSKFISIGRVEAKNNTIQACNYSFEDRQIIEEDIYFYRLKMVDQNQSYSYSDIISVVFQNNKSNKGLKINIYPNPISGNLNLELFTERNDEVGYSIFDVSGFKLIEGKFPINGSSSQKIQLDLRSFEPGLYLIKVSNSAEQKIYKIQFTH